TCGGACGTTCGAACTGCAAACTATTTCTGAATCAAAACTACGGATCAACCTCAATTTCGATCACATTGGCTGTTGCATTTTTCGAAAGAATGAAACTCCTAGTCATTCGAACTTGCGTAGTTCAATGCAAACTAGGTTAAGATTTGAGCACATGACATGAACGCGTGAATAGCTAATCGATCGAGGAACAGTCACAAGGAAAGCGATTAGAGACCAAGATGTTCAATAAGCCCAGTAATGTCGTTTATCAGAACGCCGTGGAGGAAAAACTTAACCGGGAGACACCAAAGATTGTTACACGGTGGATCGGATCTCTCTCCCGAGCTATACATATGAGCCAACTCTAGAGATTGATCACAGGCAGGAGCCGGTCGACATCATGGACGGCCGTCGATCAGCTCTGCGtcggcttctccttctcctcctcggcgCCCTTCGTCTTCACCTCCGTGggctcctccgccacctcggcggcggcggcggtcttcTCCTCCACAGGGCCTGAAGCAGGCTTCTCCTCCTCGACGATCGTCTTCTCCAAGACTAGGTCCTCTTCCTTGTGCTCGGGCTCGACGATCGCCTCATCAGGAACTGCCTCAGCCTTCTGCTCGGGCTCGGCGGGGGCAGGCAGCTCTGtgggcgccgctgccgccgccggctcctccCTGGCCTCCTCCACCACCTTCTCGACTACCTCTTCAGGCGCCGCAACCTCCTGTACATCACATTGCTCACACATTCAGTTCAGTTCACCAATCATCAGGAAATAAACACACAAATTAAAGTAAGCAACGATTGTTGTTTAAAGTTTCCGAATGCGTCATCATCACCTCGGTGGGGACGGTGGTCTCGGGAGCAACCTTGGGTGTGGAGATGGTGGTGGCCTCGGCGGGGGCCTTCCCCTCAAGCGTCTTGGGCTTGGTTGCGCAGGCACCCATGGTTGCCCCCGGCTGCTGTGGCGGttgcggcgacggcggccggggGTTATTGGATAGCGGTAGTGGAGGAGAGGAGGTGTTGAATGTGGAGGTGCTTTGGTAACGGGGGAGATGGTCCGTATTTATAAGGAGCTTTTGTGGTTGTGCTGAGGGCTGGTTAAATTTAGAGTGCCAAGTTATGGATGGTTTAGAAGCAATAGAAGCCATGCATGGTGGAAAGGCTCAGCTTGGTTCTATAAATAGTGCAGGAAAGCTTGTGGTTCTTGTTTCCTCTTGCTACTTCAAGTCTTTAAGCACAGCAAAATGGGCTTGTATCGTTCCCTCCTTGGTGCCTTTTGTGCTCTAtttttctctctcctctctctcccctcacAAGAATACAAGGAGTTGATGGGGCCACAAATTGTGGCTCCTCCGGCTATCACGTGACGATCCGGTCCGTCAATAGCTAGCTACATATGCCGGCCGGGCCTGCATGGCTTAATCAAGCTAGCAGCCAACCAGGGTAACCAACTTGCTACCACAGTACCACCCATAAAACCTCGAGGGATCCTGCTTGGTATCGCGCGCAGACTTTGTACAGGAGATAGATGGATGGCACCCCTCCGGCCAGGAAATTCGTCACTCCCATCGTCCTATTGGGAAAGGATCGAGCAGCCTACCACCTTGGGACTTTGGTTCCTGATGATCACTGGTGTGTGGCACCTCACTTCCCCGCACTAAATTGCATTCTCAAGCACTCACCAGTTCTAGAGAAGCTCACTCTTCAACTTTTCTTCAAGATATAGCCGGCTGTTTAGAACCTTGGTCCTGGGTCGTCGTCACCGTCTCCTCCG
The genomic region above belongs to Panicum hallii strain FIL2 chromosome 4, PHallii_v3.1, whole genome shotgun sequence and contains:
- the LOC112891019 gene encoding uncharacterized protein LOC112891019, translating into MGACATKPKTLEGKAPAEATTISTPKVAPETTVPTEEVAAPEEVVEKVVEEAREEPAAAAAPTELPAPAEPEQKAEAVPDEAIVEPEHKEEDLVLEKTIVEEEKPASGPVEEKTAAAAEVAEEPTEVKTKGAEEEKEKPTQS